The Anastrepha obliqua isolate idAnaObli1 chromosome 5, idAnaObli1_1.0, whole genome shotgun sequence DNA window GAAATTAAGAATATATTCTAACAAAGTCCAAGAGATGATAAGAATCTGTTTTTATGACTGTTTAATGTGTACATAAGACCGTTTTTTAATGCAACTGGGTTACAACATACAACACACGGAACTAATTCCATCGGAGATCCTAAGGTGGCATCGTCCGGAAGAAGCTTTTATCATATCCGACGTGAAAACGAAATTCTCTCTCAATTTCGAAATTCGTAACGTCAATCATTGAATCTGAGTGAAACGCCATTTTGACagtttttcgtaataaatttgaagGTTTCTCGGgaggaaaacaaaataaaagcacattttttattggagataaaataaaagcacaatttttattttgtcctaaaaattattattcactTTGCAACATGTCTCGACTATTTACATATTAAAGGCTTGTAGATAGTAAAGTCAGATAGTTGTAACACAAGGATTCGCAAGAGGACAGAGGAAAGCGAGCAAAGTTTTTGGGTTTTAGGTTAGTGTGTAACTTAATAGTCTTGGACTTCAGTAAAAGCTGCGCCCTCCTGGAAAAGGTAAGCAAGAAGGAATCATTAGAAGttgaactaaattattttttcatgaagAGTTACAGCTCCATTGCGGATATATACAAGCTTAAACAACTTTCACTTGCAAGCCGGACCAGTTCGGAAGAGggcgaagttgtttagtgatgTTCTTCCGATGcctattaaaattttgcaattccGGAATTCCGAAACGAACCATCTTGGGGTTGGCGCTTCTACGCAATACAGAGTAAATCTTTTGTTATTTATAAAGTGTAGTTTTATTTGTTGCGTGATTCACCTGGAAAAAGAATTAACCCATCTTAAGAAACGACTTGTGAAATTGGATAGATTCAAATTCAATATTCAACGCCAGTCAAATATTTTCTGAAGGGAGTTGAAAGTTGAAAGATCCAACCAAAACAATTCATTGAGCTTAGGACAATATGACACATTCAATATCCAAAATTCGCACATGTACTAACATATGTAGGTCTTCTGAGAatgagaaaaacatattttttgtgggaagtttaaagtttttaagacATAGTTCTCAAAGGTTTTGTGAAACGTATCGaaagttgcaaaattttttaaaatatgtgccAATCACATGTTtcgctaatatatatatatatatatatatatatatatatatatgtgacaAATCCATGGGAATGGTTAAGTTAGAAGTATAAATAACACAGGTCAACAACATTTTGTTCTAGGAAAGTGTAGGgtcattttcgaagtaattttttgcgtagaatccgaatccggggtttaaattgctctatcacgtcaggattttgagatatcctaacctaaaagtgcaaaatacgctgtttttgcccatttttgaggttatgtagctacgcagattttgctcttcataaaaaagtaaacatagtattttaaagtataagtcttcctcttttaaatgccgttgagtttgcataaatatctttatttttcactgagatatcgcattttgaagtttccCTGTTTGTGAATCAGCATGACGCGTTGGCGAATCCTCTCGTACACCAAGAGCAAAAACCGGGAAGAAAAGGAAGGGgctgctcttgtggtgcgagtggatgaggccagaggccaacttctttggcccagagcccgtctTGCCACCCCCTtttgcggccatcacagccacggttagcaaatgagtAACTACcccccacaagcgagcttggcaggcttagagaggctgcagatggactaaactgatgttacctgtcatttccgaccgactgtcgcaggtTCTCCTGTCagtaagcagaggggactgtaggagcctggttggactgatgacggaggACAGTTTACTCAGcctagcttgtgaagaggaggatgaaacggcggaccacttcctgtgcgtctgccccgccttcgctcgaatcaggtttgaggtctttggcactgatgtgttaagaagcgatcatcttggctccttggcaccacaggatctactcaaatttcttcggagatcgggtagatttaaagaaaattaaaagggaatctaagtgtagtacaatggacttaattcatgttctgagtgctgcacttgctcgCTGTCccgacaaacaaaacaaaaaaaaaacgtattaaaTAAACCGGtgattagaaataaatatttcagtaaaaataacGCGCTATGTCTCCAAAACCGGTCGTTTGCGGACCAAATAATGCTTCTTTAGATCTATATTATTACctgtttacatattttatattttcttttaacactCTGCATAAATCTGCGTAGTGCTTCATcaattttcaattcattttttttagttcttttttggAGTTCAAACGCAAATGAGTTGCATTAATTTCAATCAAACAGTTGGATTCTATACCtactatatgtatacatacatacatatgtatgcacatacatatatatgcgtaATTATTATTGACACAAGCTTAAACTACAATCGGTGTTCGCAAATCAACAGTTTTGCTATCCGTTAAAGTGGAGGACATACAACAAGATGTGTTATTATTTTGGCTTTGAATATCCTCTGAAGAATTGACTCCAACATTACATTGGTCTTCGCATATCAGACGCTTCATGTCTGCCCTCTCGATGAGTGGCATTGCCGGCGCACAGTGCACTTCGACCATTTCGGTAATTATAATTCCCTCTGTATCGGAGCACGGTGAGTCCAATAGTTGAAATCGTATTGGAGACGGTGTGCGTATAGCGTACATAGATGAAGAGGATGTAGATGATGATGGTGGTTGAGGAAGATACCTCTCGCTTACTCCAATAGACGGTAGCTCCGGAATAGAAAAAGTGCTGTTTACACTTTTTGCTGACGTTGTTTCCGATGACTCCAATGATGTCCTTGACAACCGATTGATTTCTGCAATTGTTTGTTCTATCTGTACATTCACAATCGAACTGTTGTCACCATTATCTTCCTCATCACCATCGATATCTGAATTTAATGtgtaatataaattaacatCTGTCTCAGGGTAAAAAAGGAGTGAAAACTGCTTAAGTAAGTCATCCTTAGCTTGGTCTAGTGGCGGTGGGTGCGGGGTAGAAGGTGTTGAGTGTGGCGAGAATTCACAGCTTTCGTAACTTATCGAATTCTGTAAATTAAACTCGGTTGAGCAATCCCTTACACTTCG harbors:
- the LOC129248794 gene encoding probable G-protein coupled receptor CG31760 — protein: RGQRSVRDCSTEFNLQNSISYESCEFSPHSTPSTPHPPPLDQAKDDLLKQFSLLFYPETDVNLYYTLNSDIDGDEEDNGDNSSIVNVQIEQTIAEINRLSRTSLESSETTSAKSVNSTFSIPELPSIGVSERYLPQPPSSSTSSSSMYAIRTPSPIRFQLLDSPCSDTEGIIITEMVEVHCAPAMPLIERADMKRLICEDQCNVGVNSSEDIQSQNNNTSCCMSSTLTDSKTVDLRTPIVV